Below is a window of Dehalococcoidia bacterium DNA.
TATCCGCGTGTGTTGATGCGGACCCTGTCGCAGGCACTGACCGAGGAGTACTCCGAGCACGGCGTGCATGTCGCCAACGTGGTGATCGATGGCACCATCGACTCACCGGGAACCCGGGCCATGCCTCGCAGCCAGCAGCATCCTGAGTTGCTGATCAACCCAATTGCGATCGCTGACGCCTTCTACTATCTGCACACGCAGGACAAGTCCTGCTGGACGCACGAGCTGCAGCTTACTCCTTACGCGAGCAAGCCTAGTTTCTAAGCCTGACTGACTGAGGCCGCTGAGTAATACGGCCGCGTTAGCTGCTGCGTTCGGCGAACTCGGACTTTGCGGCCTCAAGCAGATCTGTGTCCAGCAAGAGATCGCTGGCTGTGAGGCTCAGCGTCTTGGCAACCGACAGTGCGTTGGAGAGTGCGAAGTCGGTGACGGCCGTCTCGGTCATGTCTCTCGTGTGAGAGGCCACCGGCTCCTCGCTGACTGCATACCTCAGCTCGAAAGCTGGCATGACGTGGCTGACGTTCCCGAAGTCAGTGGATGCGCCGCTGCCGGGCCTTCCGGGGACTGGTTCGTCCAGTTTGATGCCCTGGGCCTGCACATTGGCGCCGACCGCCCGTGCCAGCGCCACGTTGGGCAGGACGTTCTCATAGAAGGGGTAGAACTCCTCGGTCTCGAGGCGGGCGCCGGTCATTGAGGCGGCCCCCTCAGCCACCTGCCGCACCTTGCCCACCACCACGTCGCTCAGGTAGTCCCGGTCACGGCATCGCAGCATGAAGTTGGCGGCAGCGAACTCAGGGACCACGTTGGGCGCCATGCCGCCATCTGTGATTACCCCGTGGATGCGAACGTCGTCCCTCAGGTGCTGCCTCAGTGCATCGATTCCAGTGAACAGGTGGATAACAGCGTTCAACGCGTTAATGCCAGCCTCAGGAGCCGCGGCGGCGTGTGCGGCCCTACCGTGGAACATGTAGCGGTAGCCGACCATCGCCAGGCTCCAGCTCTCGCCGACCGGCGCGACGGCTGGGACCAGAGTGCGATTCGAGAATGGGTGGGATGAGAGCGTTGCATCCACGCCGTCAAACACCCCAGACTCCAGGAGGCGTATCTTTCCGCCTCCGCCCTCTTCCGCAGGAGTCCCAATAATCACGGCCTGACCGGGCAAGTCGTGAGCGTTTGCCTGCAGTCCCAGGGCAGCCCCCATCGCAGCCATCGCAATGAGATTGTGCCCGCATCCGTGACCGATCTCGGGAAGCGCGTCGTACTCCGCAAGAACAGCGATCGTCGGTCCACCGCCGGCGCCACCGGGGATAGTGGCCCGGAACGCGGTGTCCACACCGCCTATGCCCCGCTCCACGTTAAGGCCACACTCCTCGAGGAACACGGCAAGAGCGTTTGATGAGTACTGCTCCAGGTAGTTCAACTCAGGGTGGGCATGGACATCCTTCGACAGATCGAACAGGGCTTCCTTCGAGCCCTCTATCGCTGAGTTGGACCTGGTAGCGATCTGTTCTCGTGATCCGGAAATACTATGCGTCATAATTTGAATTCTCCAGTGCGCGAAGTGTCAGAGAGAGTCCGACGGCATCCGTTGAGTCTGGTCACGTCGTGCCTTCGTGTGTATGGGTCCCATTGTATAAGAGATGCCCCATGTATCGACGTTGACGCGCCACTGGCTCGGTAGCGACAATTGAAGGGTCTGACCAGTTCACTCAGGAGCCCAAGCACCATGCCCGTAAGGCACACGACGCTGATTCGCCCAGCCTGCATAGTCGTTGCGCTGGTGGCGATTGTCGTTTCGATTGCGCTCACCCTGCCGCAGGTCGCGAGGGCTCAGTCGGATGAGAGATTTCAGCCGCTGTTCAACCGCGAGGTGGGGCCCTTCAATGTCGGAATGTCATGGGTGCCGCCATCACCGCAGGTGGGAATCATCAACATTGGCGTGAAGCCGGCGATGCTCTCAGACGGCTCCCCGGTTACAGACGCCCGGATTACGCTGGTGGCGGAGAGCGAACCAGACCATCCCGAGTTCGAGGTCGTGGCCGTCAACACACCGAACGATCCCGAGGTCTACCGCGCCAACCTCAAGTTCGAGGAGGCAGGCAACTGGGTAGTACAGGTGAAAATCGACAGCCCGACAGTGGGTCAGGCTGACTTCAGATCGCCGCTGGTAATTCTCCCCGCCCCTATCGAGCCAGGGGTCGGAGGCGCCTGGGTGTTCTTGGGAATATTCCTGGTCTTGACGGCCGGCAGCGTGTATATCGTCATGGCGATCCGGAGGTCTCAGGCGGCTCGACGAATGCGTCTCGAAGGGAGACTATGATCAGCCTGTCTCCTGACTCCCGGTAGGTCACCTCGACCGGGTCGCCCAGCACCATGTGCTCCCTGACATGGGCGGGCGTGAACTCCTCAAACCGCCTGCCGTCTGCGAAGAAATCAAGCACATCGCCAGACTCGCTGGCGACTGCGATCGATTCGAATTCGAGCAGAGACTCTGCCTC
It encodes the following:
- a CDS encoding amidohydrolase, whose product is MTHSISGSREQIATRSNSAIEGSKEALFDLSKDVHAHPELNYLEQYSSNALAVFLEECGLNVERGIGGVDTAFRATIPGGAGGGPTIAVLAEYDALPEIGHGCGHNLIAMAAMGAALGLQANAHDLPGQAVIIGTPAEEGGGGKIRLLESGVFDGVDATLSSHPFSNRTLVPAVAPVGESWSLAMVGYRYMFHGRAAHAAAAPEAGINALNAVIHLFTGIDALRQHLRDDVRIHGVITDGGMAPNVVPEFAAANFMLRCRDRDYLSDVVVGKVRQVAEGAASMTGARLETEEFYPFYENVLPNVALARAVGANVQAQGIKLDEPVPGRPGSGASTDFGNVSHVMPAFELRYAVSEEPVASHTRDMTETAVTDFALSNALSVAKTLSLTASDLLLDTDLLEAAKSEFAERSS
- a CDS encoding FixH family protein, with amino-acid sequence MPVRHTTLIRPACIVVALVAIVVSIALTLPQVARAQSDERFQPLFNREVGPFNVGMSWVPPSPQVGIINIGVKPAMLSDGSPVTDARITLVAESEPDHPEFEVVAVNTPNDPEVYRANLKFEEAGNWVVQVKIDSPTVGQADFRSPLVILPAPIEPGVGGAWVFLGIFLVLTAGSVYIVMAIRRSQAARRMRLEGRL